From a region of the Budorcas taxicolor isolate Tak-1 chromosome 9, Takin1.1, whole genome shotgun sequence genome:
- the GJB7 gene encoding gap junction beta-7 protein, which yields MSWMFLRDLLSGVNKYSTGIGRIWLAVVFIFRLLVYMVAAEHVWKEEQKEFECNVRQPGCENVCFDYFFPISQVRFWALQLIMVSTPSLLVVLHVAYREGREKRHRKKLYVSPGTMGGGLWYTYLISLVVKTGFEIGFLVLFYELYDGFRVPYLVKCDLKPCPNTVDCFVSKPTEKTIFILFLVVTSCLCIVLNVTELSFLVLKCFIKCCLQKYSKRLKSSMCECHNLRYVTCAELGAPPLLHKHSSDLPTSIAPGGETKLLCDTQEA from the coding sequence ATGAGCTGGATGTTCCTCAGAGACCTCTTGAGTGGAGTAAATAAATACTCCACAGGGATTGGGCGGATCTGGCTGGCTGTCGTGTTCATCTTCCGTTTGCTGGTCTACATGGTGGCGGCAGAGCACGTGTGGAAAGAAGAGCAGAAAGAGTTTGAGTGCAACGTTAGACAGCCCGGTTGTGAAAATGTGTGTTTTGACTACTTCTTCCCCATCTCCCAGGTCAGATTTTGGGCCTTACAACTAATCATGGTCTCCACGCCTTCACTGCTGGTGGTTCTACATGTAGCCTATCGCGAGGGTAgagagaaaaggcacaggaagaaACTCTATGTCAGCCCAGGCACCATGGGTGGGGGCCTGTGGTACACTTACCTTATCAGCCTCGTGGTTAAAACCGGTTTTGAAATTGGCTTCCTGGTTTTATTTTACGAGCTATATGATGGCTTTCGTGTTCCCTACCTCGTGAAGTGTGATCTGAAGCCCTGCCCCAACACTGTGGACTGCTTTGTCTCCAAACCCACGGAGAAAACGATTTTCATCCTCTTCCTCGTCGTGACTTCATGCCTGTGCATTGTATTGAATGTCACTGAACTGAGCTTTTTGGTCCTCAAGTGTTTTATTAAGTGCTGCCTCCAAAAATACTCTAAAAGACTCAAGTCCTCCATGTGTGAATGCCACAACCTCAGGTATGTTACGTGTGCTGAGCTAGGGGCCCCTCCCCTGCTCCATAAGCACTCTTCAGACTTGCCCACAAGCATAGCTCCGGGAGGTGAAACAAAGTTACTCTGTGACACACAAGAGGcttaa